The Pontibacillus halophilus JSM 076056 = DSM 19796 genome has a segment encoding these proteins:
- a CDS encoding RecQ family ATP-dependent DNA helicase, with the protein MATLEQHLSRYFHYDSFREGQKEIISDILSGQDVLGILPTGTGKSICYQLPALIQEGATIVVSPLISLMVDQVKQLKQKGIKRVVAINSFLDSNQKQKVLQHLHEYTLIYCSPEMLQNDRFMEALRKRINVSLFVVDEAHCISQWGHEFRTDYLKLGEAAKKLGNPTMLALSATAPLAIQDDILTQLERPQMAKHIYPMDRENIALAVSHVNSMEEKIERMKTILKERPVPTMIYFSSRQWTEKATFELRDALPHLRVAFYHGGMEHTDRLLIQQQFMNDQLDVICCTSAFGMGVNKDNIRLVIHAHLPPQVESFLQEIGRAGRDGKQSVSLTFYSPGDGDLPRSLISSELPEPHQLSQLRHYLVNLKQSHQPIPSSAEVEATLQLSEIQWRFLNYQLEQKDVIHGGFVRSEEPQLDSALHEIMQTIEHRALYKHEKLSEFIRWVHGDTCRRVTLYESFQSSLKEPLEFCCDICDFSFDKWHPDILQGNHEVPQWEEALKRVFLQGDRL; encoded by the coding sequence ATGGCTACATTAGAACAGCACTTGTCCCGGTATTTTCATTACGATTCCTTCCGAGAAGGACAGAAAGAAATTATTTCAGATATCTTATCTGGTCAAGATGTTCTTGGCATATTACCTACCGGAACTGGGAAATCAATTTGTTATCAGTTGCCTGCCTTGATTCAAGAAGGGGCAACAATCGTCGTATCACCACTCATTTCACTTATGGTCGACCAAGTGAAACAATTGAAGCAAAAGGGCATAAAGCGTGTTGTTGCCATTAACAGTTTTCTTGATAGCAACCAAAAACAAAAGGTGCTTCAACATCTACATGAATATACGCTTATTTATTGTTCACCAGAAATGTTACAAAATGACCGATTCATGGAGGCACTGCGTAAGCGTATCAACGTTTCTTTATTCGTCGTGGATGAGGCTCATTGTATCTCCCAATGGGGGCATGAGTTCCGAACGGATTACTTGAAATTAGGAGAGGCGGCAAAGAAGCTTGGGAATCCGACTATGCTTGCATTGAGTGCTACCGCGCCGCTTGCTATACAGGATGATATTCTAACGCAGTTGGAGCGACCTCAGATGGCGAAGCATATTTATCCGATGGACCGAGAGAATATCGCCTTAGCCGTTTCACATGTGAACTCCATGGAAGAGAAAATCGAGCGCATGAAAACCATCCTTAAAGAACGACCTGTACCAACGATGATTTACTTCTCTAGTCGACAATGGACAGAAAAGGCGACCTTTGAGCTTAGAGATGCATTGCCCCATTTACGCGTTGCCTTCTATCACGGCGGGATGGAGCATACAGACCGGTTGTTAATTCAACAGCAGTTTATGAACGACCAACTCGATGTCATCTGCTGCACAAGTGCATTTGGCATGGGGGTTAATAAAGACAACATTCGCCTTGTCATTCATGCTCATTTGCCTCCCCAAGTCGAATCCTTTCTACAGGAGATCGGTCGAGCCGGGCGTGACGGGAAGCAATCGGTTAGCTTAACGTTTTATTCCCCAGGAGATGGGGACCTGCCTAGATCACTCATCTCATCAGAGCTGCCTGAACCACATCAACTAAGCCAGCTTCGCCATTATTTAGTAAATTTGAAGCAATCTCATCAACCGATTCCGTCATCTGCAGAGGTAGAGGCAACTTTGCAGCTAAGTGAGATTCAGTGGAGGTTCTTGAACTATCAGTTGGAACAGAAGGATGTGATCCATGGGGGATTTGTGAGGTCTGAAGAACCTCAGTTAGATTCCGCTTTACATGAAATTATGCAAACGATTGAGCACCGTGCACTGTACAAGCATGAGAAGTTATCTGAGTTTATTCGATGGGTTCATGGGGATACGTGTAGAAGGGTTACGTTATATGAATCATTTCAGTCTTCGCTTAAAGAGCCGTTAGAGTTCTGTTGCGACATCTGTGATTTCTCATTTGATAAATGGCATCCAGACATCTTACAGGGAAATCATGAAGTTCCTCAATGGGAAGAGGCGCTGAAGAGAGTATTTCTACAAGGGGATCGTCTATGA